Proteins found in one Sorghum bicolor cultivar BTx623 chromosome 1, Sorghum_bicolor_NCBIv3, whole genome shotgun sequence genomic segment:
- the LOC8065691 gene encoding methionine gamma-lyase, giving the protein MAQTMAAASELVTLKRPFGGNDGFGDGSGNGGTVAEEKPKARRREADPAAALASARHEFGEHGGVNMSIEASATFTVMEPDTMRRLFAGELGPDRGDMYIYSRHFNPTVLALGRQMAALEGTEAAYCTASGMSAISAVLMQLVGAGGHVVASRCLYGGTHALLARFLPRTSGVRATFVDADDEAAVRAAVVPGETRVVYVETMSNPTLAVADIPMLARVAHEAGAKLVVDNTFTPVVVSPARLGADVVVHSVSKFISGGADIIAGAICGPASLVNAMMDLQDGALMLLGPTMNAKVAFELSERLPHLPLRIQEHSRRALAFAERMQGLGLRVLYPGLPDHPHHARLAAMGNPGYGSGGMLCLDMGTEERANRLMHHLQNTTQFGLMAVSLGYYETLMSCSGSSTSSEMPPEDRARAGISPGLVRMSVGYNGTMEQRWAQFERALALMHPPTHHLSLKGAAAADRDGSDAAGNNHRKH; this is encoded by the exons ATGGCCCAGACTATGGCCGCCGCCTCCGAGCTGGTCACCCTGAAGCGCCCGTTCGGCGGCAACGACGGGTTCGGCGACGGCAGCGGCAATGGAGGAACCGTCGCCGAGGAGAAGCCCAAGGCGCGCCGCCGGGAGGCggacccggcggcggcgctggcctCGGCGCGGCACGAGTTCGGCGAGCACGGCGGCGTGAACATGTCCATCGAGGCGTCGGCGACGTTCACGGTGATGGAGCCGGACACCATGCGCCGTCTCTTCGCGGGCGAGCTGGGCCCCGACCGCGGCGACATGTACATCTACAGCCGGCACTTCAACCCGACGGTGCTGGCGCTGGGCCGGCAGATGGCGGCGCTGGAGGGCACCGAGGCCGCCTACTGCACGGCGTCCGGGATGTCCGCCATCTCCGCCGTGCTGATGCAGCTGGTGGGCGCCGGCGGGCACGTGGTGGCGTCGCGGTGCCTGTACGGCGGCACCCACGCGCTGCTGGCCCGGTTCCTGCCGCGCACCTCCGGGGTGCGCGCCACCTTCGTGGACGCCGACGACGAGGCCGCCGTGCGCGCCGCCGTGGTCCCGGGGGAGACGCGGGTGGTGTACGTGGAGACCATGTCCAACCCGACGCTGGCCGTCGCCGACATCCCCATGCTGGCGCGGGTGGCGCACGAGGCGGGGGCCAAGCTCGTGGTGGACAACACCTTCACCCCCGTGGTGGTCTCGCCCGCGCGCCTCGGCGCCGACGTCGTCGTCCACAGCGTCTCCAAGTTCATCAGCGGTGGCGCTGACATCATCGCCG gcgCGATCTGCGGGCCGGCGAGCCTGGTGAACGCGATGATGGACCTGCAGGACGGGGCGCTGATGCTGCTGGGCCCGACGATGAACGCCAAGGTGGCGTTCGAGCTGTCGGAGCGGCTGCCGCACCTGCCGCTGCGGATCCAGGAGCACTCGCGCCGCGCGCTGGCGTTCGCCGAGCGGATGCAGGGGCTGGGCCTGCGCGTGCTGTACCCGGGCCTCCCCGACCACCCGCACCACGCGCGCCTGGCCGCCATGGGCAACCCCGGCTACGGCTCGGGGGGCATGCTGTGCCTCGACATGGGCACCGAGGAGCGCGCCAACCGCCTGATGCACCACCTCCAGAACACCACCCAGTTTGGACTCATGGCCGTCAGCCTGGGCTACTACGAGACGCTCATGTCCTGCTCCGGGAGCAGCACCAGCAGCGAGATGCCGCCCGAGGACCGCGCCAGGGCCGGCATCTCCCCGGGCCTCGTCCGCATGTCCGTCGGGTACAACGGCACGATGGAGCAGCGCTGGGCGCAGTTCGAGCGCGCGCTCGCGCTCATGCACCCGCCCACGCACCACCTCAGCCTcaagggcgccgccgccgccgaccgcGACGGCAGCGACGCCGCGGGCAACAACCACCGCAAGCACTGA
- the LOC8065692 gene encoding pyridoxal reductase, chloroplastic, which yields MALLPAAGAAAPATPSAAKPCGLRRPSAPPAAALRLGPLFWPWEKVKIGPLSVSPMGFGTWAWGNQLLWGYEESMDNELQDCFNLALRNGINLFDTADSYGTGRLNGQSERLLGKFILECEGTIKSPDDVIIATKFAAYPWRLTSGQFVSACKSSLERLQLDRLGIGQLHWSTANYAPLQERALWDGLVEMYDKGLVSAVGVSNYGPKQLLKIHSYLASKGVPLSSAQVQFSLLSMGDDQMELKTVCDSLGIRLIAYSPLGLGMLTGKYDASNLPKGPRSVLFRQILPGLESLLSCLRRIAEKKGKTMSQVAINWCICKGTIPIPGVKMVRHVEENLGALGWRLSSAEIAELEAAAMAAPKKMVQNVFQTA from the exons atgGCTCTGCTTCCCGCCGCaggggcggcggcgccggcgacgcCGTCCGCCGCCAAGCCGTGCGGCCTCAGGCGGCCGTCTGCTCCTCCTGCCGCGGCCCTGCGGCTCGGGCCGCTCTTCTGGCCGTGGGAAAAG GTGAAAATTGGTCCCCTTTCTGTTTCCCCCATGGGTTTTGGAACATGGGCATGGGGAAACCAGTTACTTTGGGGCTATGAAGAAAGCATGGACAACGAACTTCAGGACTGCTTCAATCTGGCTCTAAGGAATGGCATAAACCTTTTTGACACTGCTGACTCTTATGGAACTGGAAGGCTGAATGGACAAAGCGAACGGCTACTCGGTAAATTCATCCTTGAGTGTGAAG GGACGATTAAATCTCCAGATGATGTGATCATTGCAACTAAGTTTGCTGCATATCCTTGGCGACTTACATCGGGGCAGTTTGTCAGCGCCTGCAA GTCTTCTTTGGAAAGATTACAACTTGATCGGCTCGGAATAGGGCAGCTGCATTGGTCTACTGCAAACTATGCGCCCTTGCAGGAGCGCGCCCTCTGGGATGGACTAGTTGAAATGTATGACAAG GGTCTCGTTAGTGCTGTCGGCGTCAGCAATTATGGGCCAAAGCAGCTTCTGAAGATCCACAGCTATCTAGCTTCTAAAGGAGTTCCGTTGAGCTCAGCTCAG GTTCAGTTCTCACTACTGAGCATGGGTGACGATCAGATGGAACTGAAAACTGTGTGTGATTCATTGGGCATTCGTCTCATCGCATATAGTCCGCTTGGACTAGGAATGCTCACTGGGAAATATGATGCTTCTAACCTCCCAAAAGGACCAAG GTCAGTGCTGTTCCGACAAATTCTTCCTGGGCTGGAGTCTTTGCTGTCTTGCCTGAGAAGGATTGCTGAAAAGAAGGGGAAAACCATGTCTCAG GTGGCCATCAACTGGTGCATCTGCAAAGGCACAATTCCTATCCCAGGCGTTAAAATGGTCAGGCACGTCGAGGAGAACTTGGGTGCGCTCGGCTGGAGGCTGAGTTCTGCTGAGATCGCAGAGCTTGAGGCCGCGGCGATGGCAGCTCCAAAGAAGATGGTCCAGAATGTCTTCCAGACTGCCTGA